The proteins below come from a single uncultured delta proteobacterium genomic window:
- a CDS encoding membrane hypothetical protein (Evidence 5 : No homology to any previously reported sequences) yields MTRRTGLWAASLLLFAVLLAFHVMSPLVLDDYGFLARLEKASDILAMSVHQYFTWDGRITGYILNHCILFMPTAAANILLALSQLGLVWVMAMHVLGRDWKERVTGVHLLGIACLLWLSIPNVGQAFFWKTGTPYITFPTLFLLLLWPYRALAEWGEYRARAFYALIPLAVFCGLGDFHETVAAAILIAAMSAWAMRQSGRWRVLPFIPPVLLLVCFAVIYKAPGNMVRIQGLNPEFINRAWFDGPLEHLAGQGMIQAYFAWEYALAALALFVLLRRDTGSTRPPGSPLVMAGAFFLLAQAAQMVFMFSPSPAARAYTASAIFMIVAALILFDQARTHTADRWKTPFRIFWAAASAVCLAGLVTTGIMYAETSAYAGAVEKLAREARPGSDIEVPPAPYCVGPYLFYGRENGIQADPEDWANEQFAACFKLRSIKLIHERFDLVSGDQAAGAFQGTVDGSELTFRYTPAGENAALPFYLAFPMDPETFWQKHGAPFLDGQAQDSSLFRYGLRLNYDHIHPGKTSGPGGIQGHAVLPSPDLATRGYIVHYRGDEDAVAAVVPLRVKAGRQFADRARGSALMQKWGERQ; encoded by the coding sequence ATGACGCGCCGCACGGGCCTTTGGGCCGCCAGCCTGCTTCTGTTTGCCGTTCTGCTCGCCTTTCACGTCATGAGCCCGCTGGTTCTTGACGATTACGGTTTCCTGGCCCGGCTGGAAAAAGCCTCGGATATCCTGGCCATGTCCGTGCATCAGTACTTCACCTGGGACGGCAGGATCACGGGGTATATCCTCAACCACTGCATCCTGTTCATGCCGACGGCCGCCGCCAATATCCTGCTGGCGCTCTCCCAACTGGGGCTCGTCTGGGTCATGGCCATGCATGTGCTGGGCAGGGACTGGAAAGAGCGCGTGACCGGGGTGCACCTCCTGGGCATCGCCTGCCTGCTCTGGCTTTCGATCCCCAACGTCGGGCAGGCCTTTTTCTGGAAAACCGGCACTCCCTATATAACCTTTCCCACGCTGTTCCTGTTGCTTCTCTGGCCCTACCGGGCACTGGCGGAATGGGGCGAATACCGGGCGCGGGCGTTTTACGCGCTCATCCCCCTGGCTGTCTTCTGCGGCCTGGGGGACTTTCACGAAACCGTGGCGGCCGCCATCCTGATAGCGGCCATGAGCGCGTGGGCCATGCGGCAAAGCGGGCGGTGGCGCGTCCTTCCTTTTATTCCCCCGGTCCTGCTGCTGGTGTGCTTTGCCGTCATTTACAAGGCTCCGGGGAACATGGTCCGCATCCAGGGCCTGAACCCGGAATTCATCAACCGCGCATGGTTTGACGGGCCGCTGGAGCATCTGGCCGGCCAGGGAATGATCCAGGCGTATTTCGCCTGGGAATACGCGCTCGCCGCTCTGGCGCTGTTTGTGCTCCTGCGCCGGGATACGGGCTCCACGCGGCCCCCGGGCAGCCCCCTTGTCATGGCCGGGGCATTTTTTCTATTGGCCCAGGCGGCGCAAATGGTTTTCATGTTCTCCCCCTCCCCGGCGGCCCGCGCCTATACCGCCTCGGCCATCTTCATGATTGTGGCGGCGCTCATTCTTTTTGACCAGGCCCGGACGCACACGGCAGACCGGTGGAAAACGCCCTTCCGCATCTTTTGGGCCGCCGCGTCGGCCGTCTGCCTGGCCGGTCTGGTCACGACGGGAATCATGTACGCGGAGACCAGCGCTTACGCCGGTGCGGTGGAAAAACTGGCGCGGGAAGCGCGGCCCGGGTCCGATATTGAAGTCCCGCCCGCTCCATACTGTGTCGGGCCGTATCTCTTTTACGGCAGGGAAAACGGCATCCAGGCGGACCCCGAGGACTGGGCGAACGAGCAATTCGCCGCTTGCTTCAAGCTGCGCTCGATAAAACTCATCCACGAACGGTTTGACCTGGTTTCCGGGGACCAGGCGGCGGGCGCCTTTCAGGGAACAGTCGACGGTTCGGAGTTAACGTTCCGGTACACGCCCGCCGGGGAAAATGCGGCCCTGCCGTTTTACCTGGCGTTCCCCATGGACCCGGAGACGTTCTGGCAGAAACACGGCGCGCCGTTTCTGGACGGGCAGGCCCAGGATTCGTCCCTGTTCCGCTATGGGCTGCGCCTGAACTACGACCACATTCATCCCGGCAAGACGTCCGGACCGGGCGGCATACAGGGCCATGCGGTCCTGCCCTCGCCGGATCTCGCCACGCGGGGCTATATCGTGCACTACCGGGGCGATGAAGATGCCGTGGCGGCCGTGGTGCCGCTGCGCGTCAAAGCCGGGAGGCAGTTCGCAGACCGCGCGAGAGGTTCCGCCCTTATGCAAAAGTGGGGGGAGCGCCAATGA
- a CDS encoding conserved membrane hypothetical protein (Evidence 4 : Homologs of previously reported genes of unknown function), translating to MRLTGRSVAVLLAAVVLAWGVNWTVTKIIVSMMPPIWATAVRAAIATVALLALQTAGRTLIIPKMRDLPAVCIVAIFHMVLFAVLMAIGLQYISVGRSVVLAYTTPLWVAPFSRLFLKEPMPPVKVLGILIGLAGLAVLLNPMALDWNDRHALIGSGILLCAALSWAVSIVCVRAITWHSTPFQLVPWQNLLAALIMTGVALAVEGPLHITPTWELSVAMAYNALVATAFGFWAITVVNTYYSATTTSLALLATPIVGAVSSLIMIGEAIDLPLVVAGAMILLGIAFGTMGKSGK from the coding sequence GTGCGCCTGACAGGCCGCTCCGTCGCCGTCCTGCTTGCGGCGGTCGTGCTGGCCTGGGGCGTCAACTGGACGGTGACGAAGATCATCGTCTCCATGATGCCCCCCATCTGGGCAACCGCCGTCCGGGCCGCCATCGCGACCGTGGCCCTTCTTGCTCTCCAGACGGCGGGCCGGACCTTGATCATCCCCAAAATGCGGGATCTCCCGGCGGTCTGCATCGTCGCCATTTTCCATATGGTTCTTTTCGCGGTGCTCATGGCCATCGGCCTGCAATACATTTCCGTGGGGCGCTCGGTCGTGCTGGCCTACACGACGCCCTTGTGGGTCGCGCCCTTTTCCCGGCTGTTCCTGAAAGAACCCATGCCGCCCGTGAAGGTTCTGGGGATCCTCATCGGCCTCGCGGGGCTGGCCGTTCTGCTCAACCCCATGGCCCTCGACTGGAACGACCGGCATGCGCTGATCGGCAGCGGCATCCTCCTCTGCGCCGCGCTCTCCTGGGCGGTATCCATCGTCTGCGTGCGGGCGATTACCTGGCATTCCACCCCCTTCCAGCTCGTGCCGTGGCAAAACCTGCTGGCCGCTCTGATCATGACCGGCGTCGCCCTTGCCGTTGAAGGTCCGCTCCATATCACGCCGACATGGGAACTGAGCGTAGCCATGGCGTACAACGCGCTCGTCGCGACGGCGTTCGGCTTCTGGGCCATCACGGTCGTGAACACGTACTATTCCGCCACCACGACTTCGCTCGCGCTGCTCGCCACGCCCATCGTCGGCGCGGTCAGCTCCCTGATCATGATCGGCGAGGCGATCGACCTCCCGCTTGTCGTCGCGGGGGCGATGATTCTGTTGGGGATCGCCTTCGGCACCATGGGGAAGAGCGGCAAGTGA
- a CDS encoding conserved hypothetical protein (Evidence 4 : Homologs of previously reported genes of unknown function) — protein sequence MDMPVADGAHLSATPDASLDTVDRKILDLIQSGFPLESRPFAVIGEHAGIGEREALDRVRSLRRRGIVRRIGANFQSGKIGFKSTLCAAKVPPEKLDAFIAAVNAENGVTHNYLRDHAYNIWFTYIGPSPEAIEAALDRICAATGIRAVNLPAERLYKIKVDFRMDAE from the coding sequence ATGGATATGCCCGTTGCGGACGGCGCCCACCTTTCCGCCACGCCGGACGCCAGCCTGGACACCGTTGACCGCAAGATCCTGGACCTGATCCAGTCCGGATTCCCGTTGGAATCCCGGCCCTTTGCCGTCATCGGCGAGCATGCCGGGATCGGCGAGCGGGAGGCGTTGGACAGGGTGCGCTCTTTACGGCGGCGCGGCATTGTCCGCCGCATCGGGGCGAATTTCCAGTCCGGCAAGATCGGGTTCAAGAGCACCCTCTGCGCGGCCAAGGTCCCGCCGGAAAAGCTCGATGCCTTCATCGCGGCCGTGAACGCGGAAAACGGCGTGACGCACAACTATCTGCGGGATCACGCCTACAATATCTGGTTCACCTACATCGGGCCTTCCCCGGAAGCGATCGAGGCCGCCCTGGACCGGATTTGCGCGGCCACGGGCATCCGGGCGGTCAACCTTCCGGCAGAGCGGCTATACAAGATCAAGGTCGATTTCCGCATGGACGCGGAGTAA
- a CDS encoding Radical SAM domain protein yields the protein MTHATVPPHGSGAGGGKPLVHGPRTLPDGSPSMRLMAWEVTRSCNLACRHCRAEAHSEPYPGECDTKAAKAFIDTLPDVGSPIIIFTGGEPLLRGDIFELASYARDKGLRSVMAPNGTLITPANAKLMKEAGIQRCSISIDGADAAHHDLFRGVPGAFDGAMQGIAYLREAGIPFQINTTVTKGNLSHFKEIFSLADRLGAAAWHIFLLVPMGRASDLHDQVITAGEYEETLNWLYDFRKTTSMHLKATCAPHYYRIMRQRARAEGVAVTPDTFGMDAMTRGCLGGIGFCFVSHVGQVQPCGYLELDCGNVFTTPLPEIWRTAEPFLRFRDKNAYGGKCGPCEYHRVCGGCRARAHSLTGDYMAEEPLCTYAPRGGEDLPAHGRGPGLAPCKGI from the coding sequence GTGACCCATGCAACAGTCCCGCCGCACGGCAGCGGGGCGGGCGGCGGCAAACCCCTTGTCCACGGCCCGCGCACCTTGCCGGACGGTTCCCCGTCCATGCGCCTGATGGCCTGGGAAGTGACGCGCTCCTGCAACCTCGCCTGCAGGCACTGCCGGGCGGAAGCACACAGCGAACCGTACCCCGGCGAATGCGACACCAAGGCGGCCAAGGCGTTTATCGACACCCTGCCGGACGTGGGCAGCCCCATCATCATTTTCACCGGGGGCGAACCGCTGTTGCGCGGCGACATTTTCGAACTGGCATCATACGCGCGGGACAAGGGCCTGCGGTCCGTCATGGCGCCCAACGGCACCCTGATAACCCCGGCAAACGCAAAACTCATGAAGGAAGCGGGCATCCAGCGCTGCTCCATATCCATCGACGGCGCGGACGCCGCGCACCATGACCTGTTCCGGGGCGTTCCCGGCGCGTTTGACGGGGCCATGCAGGGCATCGCCTACTTGCGCGAGGCGGGTATCCCGTTCCAGATCAACACCACGGTGACAAAGGGCAACCTCTCGCATTTTAAGGAGATATTCTCCCTGGCGGACCGGCTCGGCGCGGCCGCCTGGCATATTTTCCTGCTGGTCCCCATGGGCCGGGCCTCGGATCTGCACGACCAGGTCATCACTGCCGGTGAGTATGAGGAAACGCTCAACTGGCTGTACGATTTTCGCAAAACAACTTCCATGCACCTCAAGGCCACCTGCGCGCCGCACTATTACCGGATTATGCGGCAGCGGGCGAGAGCGGAGGGCGTTGCGGTCACGCCGGACACCTTCGGCATGGACGCCATGACGCGGGGGTGCCTCGGCGGCATCGGGTTCTGTTTCGTCAGCCACGTGGGGCAGGTGCAGCCCTGCGGGTATCTGGAACTTGACTGCGGCAACGTTTTCACAACGCCGCTTCCGGAAATCTGGCGAACGGCGGAACCGTTCCTGCGGTTCCGGGACAAGAACGCGTATGGCGGCAAGTGCGGCCCCTGCGAATACCACCGGGTCTGTGGCGGATGCCGCGCCCGCGCCCACAGCCTGACCGGCGACTACATGGCGGAGGAACCGCTCTGCACCTATGCGCCGCGCGGCGGTGAGGACCTTCCGGCCCACGGCCGCGGGCCGGGCCTTGCCCCTTGCAAAGGCATATAG
- the hemB gene encoding porphobilinogen synthase (Evidence 2a : Function of homologous gene experimentally demonstrated in an other organism; PubMedId : 10194344, 11444968, 11909869, 2464127, 2656410; Product type e : enzyme) has product MFRGRRLRRTGTLRAMVRETSLSARDLIMPYFIVDEPGIVRKPISAMPGQYQLSIDALEEDVAKAVNNGLHACLLFGIPAHKNETGSEAYAEDGIVQRATAMLKKRFSKLLVITDVCLCEYTSHGHCGLLNPSGMVRNDATVELLARTAVSHVKAGADIVAPSDMMDGRVAAIRKALDAAGYAHIPVMSYSAKYASVFYGPFREAAESAPQVGNRKTYQMDPANAREAMRELAADIEEGADMIIVKPAGPYLDILAKTREACNLPLVAYQVSGEYAMIRAAGQNGWINEQAAIEESLIGIKRAGADMIITYFTVELLEKGLVQ; this is encoded by the coding sequence ATGTTCAGAGGCAGACGTTTGCGCCGCACGGGCACCCTGCGCGCCATGGTCCGGGAAACTTCCCTGAGCGCCAGGGATTTGATTATGCCGTATTTTATCGTGGACGAGCCGGGAATCGTGCGCAAACCGATTTCCGCCATGCCTGGCCAGTACCAGCTTTCCATCGACGCCCTGGAAGAGGATGTGGCAAAGGCTGTGAACAACGGGCTGCACGCGTGCCTGCTGTTCGGCATCCCGGCGCACAAGAATGAAACCGGCTCCGAAGCGTACGCGGAAGACGGCATCGTGCAGCGGGCGACGGCCATGCTGAAGAAGCGCTTTTCAAAACTGCTCGTCATAACGGACGTCTGCCTGTGCGAATATACGTCCCACGGGCATTGCGGCCTGTTGAATCCCTCCGGCATGGTGCGCAACGATGCCACCGTGGAGCTGCTGGCCCGCACGGCCGTTTCCCACGTCAAAGCCGGGGCGGATATCGTCGCGCCCTCCGACATGATGGACGGCCGGGTGGCGGCTATCCGCAAGGCTCTGGACGCGGCGGGATACGCGCATATCCCGGTCATGTCCTATTCGGCCAAATACGCCTCCGTTTTTTACGGGCCGTTCCGGGAGGCGGCGGAATCCGCGCCGCAGGTGGGCAACCGCAAAACCTACCAGATGGACCCGGCCAACGCGCGCGAGGCCATGCGCGAACTGGCGGCGGATATCGAGGAAGGCGCGGACATGATTATCGTGAAACCCGCGGGTCCGTATCTGGATATTCTGGCCAAGACGCGCGAGGCCTGCAACCTGCCCCTCGTGGCCTACCAGGTGAGCGGCGAATACGCCATGATCCGGGCGGCCGGGCAGAACGGCTGGATCAACGAGCAGGCGGCCATCGAGGAATCGCTGATAGGCATCAAACGCGCGGGCGCGGACATGATCATCACCTATTTTACCGTGGAACTTCTGGAAAAAGGACTTGTTCAGTGA
- a CDS encoding Radical SAM domain protein produces MIGISKLYCGQVEPSDALRYGRHSGKLPSHLLQFSADKKPVVVWNMTRRCNLKCVHCYAQAVDERGRDEIGTAQGKAIIDDLAAFGSPVMLFSGGEPLVREDLPELAAYATSKGMRAVISTNGTLITREKAKELKAVGLSYVGISLDGGEEVHDKFRAVPGSFKKALKGIENCQAEGLKVGLRFTINRRNATEVPLLFDLVRDLEIPRICFYHLVYSGRGSELMKEDLDHAATRAMVDLILDRTRALFDAGLTKEVLTVDNHADGPYLWMRLLREDPERAKQVEELLQYNEGNNSGRGIGCISWDGAVHADQFWRNHTFGNVLNRPFSAIWTDPENTMLMQLKEKHKHIKGRCAQCRFLAICGGNFRARAEAKYGDIWAEDPACYLTDEEIAVKD; encoded by the coding sequence ATGATCGGTATATCAAAACTTTACTGCGGCCAGGTTGAGCCGTCGGACGCACTGCGGTACGGACGGCATTCGGGGAAACTCCCTTCCCATCTCCTGCAATTTTCGGCGGACAAAAAGCCCGTCGTCGTCTGGAACATGACGCGGCGATGTAACCTTAAATGCGTGCATTGCTACGCCCAGGCCGTGGATGAACGCGGCAGGGACGAAATAGGGACGGCGCAGGGCAAGGCCATCATTGACGATCTGGCCGCCTTCGGTTCGCCGGTCATGCTGTTTTCCGGCGGGGAACCGCTGGTGCGCGAGGACCTGCCGGAACTGGCCGCGTATGCGACCTCCAAGGGCATGCGCGCGGTCATCTCGACCAACGGCACGCTGATCACGCGGGAGAAGGCGAAGGAGCTGAAAGCCGTGGGGCTGTCCTATGTGGGCATTTCCCTGGACGGCGGGGAAGAGGTGCACGACAAGTTCCGCGCGGTTCCCGGTTCCTTCAAAAAAGCGCTCAAGGGCATTGAAAACTGCCAGGCGGAAGGGCTGAAAGTGGGCCTCAGGTTCACCATCAACCGCCGGAACGCCACGGAAGTGCCCCTGCTGTTCGACCTGGTGCGCGACCTTGAGATCCCCCGTATTTGTTTTTATCATCTGGTGTACTCCGGGCGCGGCTCCGAGCTGATGAAGGAGGACCTGGACCACGCCGCGACGCGGGCCATGGTGGACTTGATCCTCGACCGCACGCGGGCTCTGTTCGACGCGGGCCTGACCAAGGAAGTCCTGACCGTGGACAACCACGCGGACGGGCCGTACCTCTGGATGCGCCTCTTGCGCGAGGACCCGGAACGGGCGAAGCAGGTCGAGGAACTGTTGCAATACAATGAGGGCAACAACTCCGGCCGGGGCATCGGTTGCATTTCCTGGGACGGGGCCGTGCATGCGGACCAGTTCTGGCGGAACCATACCTTCGGGAACGTGCTTAACCGTCCGTTTTCGGCGATCTGGACCGACCCGGAAAACACGATGCTCATGCAGCTCAAGGAAAAACACAAGCACATCAAGGGCCGTTGCGCGCAATGCCGGTTCCTGGCCATCTGCGGCGGCAACTTCCGCGCGCGGGCCGAGGCCAAATACGGCGACATCTGGGCGGAAGACCCGGCCTGTTACCTGACGGACGAAGAGATAGCTGTAAAGGACTAA
- a CDS encoding Peptidase M20, which translates to MEYTVDPAITAVFEKLLADPLVRKAFAFIDKDHENKVAEQKEMTLVHGAPFKEREKRSPMYKEKLEKYGAADCFMDKHDNAFGYVRGGSGPLIVFEGHLDTVFPEETPLKITEKDGRIYCPGIGDDTAGLANVLALLRAIKHAGLEPVGTLMLGGTAGEEGEGDIRGIKGLLDDHKDIAAVVNVEPGSTGNIVFGAVGSRRYEFIFRGPGGHSWSKFGLPSPIHAMGRAIAKMADIDPPATPKTTYTVGTVTGGTSVNSIALEARMKLDMRSMSMDALADLEKTMLKLVDAAVAEENFFRKESGAAVTVEKKKIGDRPAGDQPQDAPIVQALWAAITAIGKEPKLLPPSSTNANAAISRKVPGVVLRTGGDAGGEHALEEWFDPRGSQEGVKTSLLMAFALAGLKGVTEPIKLK; encoded by the coding sequence ATGGAATATACGGTTGATCCCGCCATCACGGCCGTTTTTGAGAAACTTCTGGCCGACCCCCTGGTGCGGAAGGCTTTTGCGTTCATTGACAAGGATCATGAAAACAAGGTCGCCGAACAGAAGGAAATGACCCTGGTGCACGGCGCGCCGTTCAAGGAACGGGAAAAACGCTCACCCATGTACAAGGAAAAGCTGGAAAAATACGGCGCGGCCGATTGCTTCATGGACAAGCACGACAACGCTTTCGGCTACGTTCGCGGCGGCTCCGGCCCGTTGATCGTTTTCGAAGGCCACCTGGACACGGTGTTCCCCGAGGAAACCCCGCTCAAAATTACGGAAAAAGACGGCCGCATTTACTGCCCCGGCATCGGCGACGATACGGCGGGCCTCGCCAACGTGCTCGCGCTCCTTCGCGCCATAAAACACGCCGGGCTTGAGCCCGTGGGAACCCTCATGCTCGGCGGCACCGCCGGCGAGGAGGGCGAAGGGGATATCCGGGGCATCAAGGGGCTCCTGGACGACCACAAGGATATCGCGGCGGTGGTCAACGTGGAGCCCGGCTCCACCGGCAACATTGTGTTCGGCGCGGTGGGGTCGCGGCGGTACGAGTTTATTTTCAGGGGACCCGGCGGGCACAGTTGGTCCAAATTCGGGCTGCCCAGCCCCATCCACGCCATGGGCCGGGCCATTGCCAAAATGGCGGATATCGACCCGCCCGCCACACCCAAAACAACCTATACCGTGGGTACCGTCACGGGCGGCACGTCCGTAAACTCCATCGCCCTTGAAGCGCGGATGAAGCTCGACATGCGGTCCATGTCCATGGATGCCCTGGCGGATCTTGAAAAAACCATGCTCAAACTCGTTGACGCGGCCGTGGCCGAGGAGAATTTTTTCCGCAAGGAAAGCGGCGCGGCTGTCACCGTGGAAAAGAAAAAAATAGGCGACCGTCCGGCCGGGGACCAGCCGCAAGACGCGCCCATCGTGCAGGCCCTGTGGGCCGCCATCACGGCCATAGGCAAGGAACCCAAACTCCTGCCGCCTTCCAGCACCAACGCCAACGCGGCCATCAGCCGCAAGGTTCCGGGCGTCGTGCTGCGGACAGGTGGGGACGCGGGCGGCGAGCACGCCCTGGAAGAATGGTTCGATCCCAGAGGCAGCCAGGAAGGCGTGAAAACTTCCCTGCTCATGGCGTTCGCCCTGGCGGGCCTTAAAGGCGTGACAGAGCCCATCAAGCTGAAGTAA
- the paaK gene encoding Phenylacetate-coenzyme A ligase has protein sequence MGSYRFIPGYSADALLDVQNKGLAWTLDHVWKNSPQYRAKLEAAGVTPADIKSAADLARLPCTTTEDLREGYPLPLLSVPEKDVVRIHASSGTTGKRKILAYTAKDVDMFNTQMARCFELTGVTDRDRVQVAVGYGLWTAGVGFQGGIEKLGAMAVPVGAGNLEAHLQMLVDMGTTCLGSTASMALLMGEEVQRNGLMDKVKLKRVVFGAEGHNKKMRKTFETNLGLTDGSYDIAGMTEMYGPGSGIECAAHAGIHYWGDLFILEVLDPVTLVPVKPGEIGELVATSLCKEAVPLIRYRTRDLTRLLPGECPCGCSMPRHDHILGRSDDMIVFRGVNIYPGQIADVLQEVAELGSEYHMELTRKGGRDEMALKIERRSGFSCDLDDAVASRVARRLHAKVMIAADVEIVDPGTLPRSFGKSKRVTDRRFDEGAD, from the coding sequence ATGGGATCATATCGCTTTATTCCCGGTTACTCGGCGGACGCGTTACTGGACGTGCAAAACAAGGGGCTGGCCTGGACGCTGGACCACGTCTGGAAAAACAGCCCCCAGTACCGGGCCAAGCTTGAGGCGGCGGGCGTCACCCCAGCCGATATCAAAAGCGCGGCGGATCTCGCGCGTCTTCCCTGCACCACCACGGAGGATCTGCGGGAAGGCTACCCTTTGCCGCTGCTCTCCGTGCCGGAAAAGGACGTCGTCCGCATCCACGCCTCCAGCGGCACCACGGGCAAACGCAAGATCCTCGCCTACACGGCCAAAGACGTGGACATGTTCAACACCCAGATGGCCCGCTGTTTTGAACTGACTGGCGTCACGGACCGCGACCGGGTCCAGGTCGCGGTGGGGTACGGGTTGTGGACGGCCGGGGTAGGGTTCCAGGGCGGGATAGAAAAACTCGGGGCCATGGCCGTGCCCGTGGGCGCGGGCAACCTGGAAGCGCATTTGCAGATGCTCGTGGACATGGGCACAACCTGTCTCGGGTCCACGGCGTCCATGGCGCTGCTCATGGGCGAGGAAGTCCAGCGCAACGGGTTGATGGACAAGGTCAAGCTCAAACGCGTCGTTTTCGGGGCCGAGGGCCACAACAAAAAGATGCGCAAAACCTTTGAGACCAACCTCGGCCTGACGGACGGCAGCTACGATATCGCGGGCATGACGGAGATGTACGGCCCCGGCAGCGGCATCGAGTGCGCGGCGCATGCGGGCATCCATTACTGGGGCGATCTTTTCATCCTGGAAGTTCTCGACCCCGTCACGCTTGTGCCCGTCAAACCCGGCGAAATCGGCGAACTTGTCGCCACGAGCCTCTGCAAGGAAGCCGTGCCGCTCATCCGCTACAGGACGCGGGACTTGACCCGCCTTTTGCCCGGCGAATGCCCGTGCGGCTGCTCCATGCCGCGCCACGACCATATCCTGGGCCGGTCCGATGACATGATCGTGTTCCGGGGCGTCAACATCTACCCCGGCCAGATCGCCGACGTGCTCCAGGAAGTGGCGGAACTCGGTTCCGAGTACCATATGGAATTGACGCGCAAAGGCGGCCGCGACGAGATGGCCCTGAAGATCGAGCGCCGGAGCGGGTTCTCCTGCGACCTGGACGACGCCGTGGCGTCGCGGGTCGCCCGCAGGCTGCACGCCAAGGTCATGATCGCGGCGGACGTGGAAATCGTCGATCCCGGCACGCTGCCGCGCTCCTTCGGCAAGTCCAAGCGCGTGACGGACAGGCGGTTCGACGAAGGCGCGGACTAG
- the purD gene encoding Phosphoribosylamine--glycine ligase, with protein MRILIIGSGGREHALAWKIRQNPNVSALFIAPGNGGTASEGENVPLADSDIPAIMAFIKENAIDFVVPGPELPLVLGIADACKAAGVPCFGPSQYAAQLEGSKSFSKNIMRESGVPTADFAVFTNPVEAKAYIEKHGAPVVVKADGLAAGKGVVVAKTVAEALAAVDDMMVKKIFGAAGETVVVEDTLVGEEVSFLCICDDETVIPLPSAQDHKAAYDGDTGPNTGGMGAYSPAPILPETDYAAMANKVIRPILRTLKKHGHPFRGILYAGLMMTKTGPMVLEYNVRFGDPECQPLLMRLEGDLLEVMKACTEGRLDTVTLTHKAETAICVVIAAEAYPGAYETGMPITGLDAAEAVAPGMAKVFQAGTAVTDGKLVAKGGRILGVTALGATLRDAQKTAYAAAAKVAMAKSRYRKDIGDKALR; from the coding sequence ATGCGCATTCTCATTATCGGGTCCGGCGGGCGCGAACACGCCCTTGCCTGGAAGATCCGCCAGAACCCGAACGTTTCGGCCCTGTTCATCGCCCCCGGCAACGGCGGCACCGCTTCGGAAGGCGAAAACGTGCCTCTTGCGGACAGCGACATTCCCGCGATCATGGCGTTCATCAAGGAAAATGCCATTGATTTCGTGGTGCCGGGGCCGGAGCTCCCGCTCGTGCTCGGCATTGCCGACGCCTGCAAGGCCGCGGGCGTCCCCTGCTTCGGGCCGTCGCAATACGCGGCCCAGCTCGAGGGCTCAAAGTCGTTCTCCAAAAATATCATGCGCGAATCCGGCGTGCCCACGGCCGATTTCGCCGTGTTCACCAATCCGGTTGAAGCCAAGGCCTACATTGAAAAACACGGCGCGCCCGTCGTGGTCAAGGCCGACGGCCTGGCCGCGGGCAAGGGCGTGGTGGTCGCCAAGACCGTTGCCGAAGCGCTTGCGGCGGTGGACGACATGATGGTCAAAAAAATCTTCGGCGCGGCGGGAGAAACCGTGGTCGTCGAGGATACCCTGGTCGGTGAGGAAGTTTCCTTCCTCTGCATCTGTGATGACGAAACCGTCATCCCCCTGCCCTCGGCCCAGGACCACAAGGCCGCCTACGACGGCGACACCGGCCCCAACACCGGTGGCATGGGCGCTTACAGCCCCGCGCCGATTTTGCCGGAAACAGACTACGCTGCCATGGCGAACAAGGTTATCCGGCCCATCCTGCGCACGTTGAAAAAACACGGGCACCCCTTCCGGGGCATCTTGTACGCGGGACTCATGATGACCAAAACCGGCCCCATGGTCCTGGAATACAACGTACGCTTCGGCGACCCCGAATGCCAGCCCCTGCTCATGCGCCTTGAAGGCGACCTCCTGGAGGTCATGAAGGCCTGCACCGAGGGGCGCCTTGATACGGTGACGCTCACCCACAAAGCGGAAACCGCCATCTGCGTGGTCATCGCGGCCGAGGCCTACCCCGGCGCGTACGAAACCGGCATGCCCATCACCGGACTGGATGCGGCCGAGGCCGTGGCGCCCGGCATGGCCAAGGTCTTCCAGGCGGGCACGGCTGTTACGGATGGGAAACTCGTCGCCAAAGGCGGGCGCATCCTCGGGGTGACCGCGCTCGGCGCAACGCTGCGTGATGCCCAGAAAACCGCTTACGCCGCCGCCGCCAAGGTGGCAATGGCCAAAAGCCGGTACCGCAAGGACATCGGCGACAAGGCCCTGCGGTAA